In Dyadobacter sp. NIV53, a single window of DNA contains:
- a CDS encoding alpha-L-rhamnosidase C-terminal domain-containing protein, which translates to MRPNIFCVAVASFLIMTHFLFQPLAAQQLSSDLLQKPWKAQWITGPGMPINRFNASSDLTLKEYGVFKFRKTIELTAKPSSFIIHVSGDNRYKLFVNGKHVSQGPARGDLYFWNFETVNIASYLQAGSNTIAAVVWNEGRVKPESQISYLTGFILQGNTAAEDILNTNDTWKTIKDESYQPISVKVPGYYVAGPAERVDMNTHVSGWEKADYDDNKWVKARLIGPGTTKDAAVNSSGWMLVQSQLPQMDMTVQRLATTRKAEGVQVPAGFPAAKTSVTIPANTKTTILLDQGFLTNAYPTLEFSSGKGAGISIGYAEGLYVGKKEVLNSPRLPMLSKGNRNETDEKIFIGRADSILSNGAVNQQFTPLSWRTYRYIQLSVTTKAEPLVIDDIYGTFTGYPFEQKAKLQTQNAEMGKMLDIGWRTARLCAFETYMDCPYYEQLQYIGDARIQALVSMYNAGDDRLVRNALTLMDHSRIAEGITLSRYPTDLHQQIPTFSLWWVAMLHDYYKYRPDSLFIKDKLPGARQVISFFERYQQADGSLKDVPYWVFTDWSQGKGWNFGMAPIGKNGESAVLDMQLLWTYQLAAELESSLGLKDLAAHYTSRAAQLKKTIQAKYWDAGKGLFANTPEKDNYSQHANSLAILSGVVGKEQAKPLAIKMLADTSLAPASIYFKFYLHQALTEAGLGDDYMSWLGKWRENMNLGLTTWAETSDVNTSRSDCHAWGSSPNIEFFRIVLGINSGAAGFSKVLITPHLGSISDISGEMPHPNGKIMVNYKVNQGAMHAEISLPEKISGNFVWKGKTLALKPGKNAFKL; encoded by the coding sequence ATGAGACCAAATATATTCTGCGTCGCTGTGGCTTCCTTTTTGATAATGACACACTTTTTGTTCCAGCCCCTTGCAGCGCAGCAGCTGAGTTCAGATCTTTTGCAAAAGCCGTGGAAAGCGCAGTGGATCACCGGGCCAGGCATGCCTATCAACCGTTTTAATGCTTCTTCGGATTTGACATTGAAAGAGTACGGCGTATTCAAGTTTAGAAAAACTATCGAGCTAACAGCAAAACCTTCTTCCTTTATTATACATGTTTCGGGTGATAACCGGTATAAGCTTTTTGTAAATGGTAAACATGTTTCACAAGGTCCGGCAAGGGGAGATCTGTATTTCTGGAATTTTGAAACGGTTAATATTGCTTCTTACTTACAGGCCGGAAGTAATACTATTGCCGCTGTGGTCTGGAATGAAGGCCGTGTAAAACCTGAATCCCAGATTTCGTATCTGACCGGATTTATTCTGCAGGGAAATACTGCTGCCGAAGATATACTAAACACAAACGACACCTGGAAAACGATTAAGGATGAAAGTTATCAGCCGATTTCAGTAAAGGTTCCAGGTTATTATGTGGCGGGTCCGGCTGAGCGGGTGGATATGAACACACATGTCAGCGGCTGGGAGAAAGCAGATTATGACGACAACAAATGGGTAAAAGCGCGTCTGATAGGTCCGGGCACAACAAAAGATGCAGCTGTAAATTCTTCGGGATGGATGCTGGTTCAATCGCAGCTACCACAAATGGATATGACCGTCCAGCGGCTTGCAACAACCAGAAAAGCAGAAGGCGTGCAGGTTCCTGCTGGTTTTCCTGCTGCCAAAACCAGCGTCACCATTCCAGCCAATACGAAAACGACCATTTTACTGGACCAGGGATTTTTAACCAATGCTTATCCAACACTGGAATTCAGCAGTGGTAAAGGCGCTGGAATATCAATAGGTTATGCAGAAGGTCTTTATGTAGGAAAAAAGGAAGTATTAAATAGTCCGAGACTTCCTATGCTTTCCAAAGGCAATCGTAACGAAACCGATGAAAAGATCTTTATTGGCAGGGCTGATAGTATACTTTCAAATGGAGCAGTCAACCAGCAATTCACACCGCTGAGCTGGCGGACTTACCGCTATATACAACTGAGTGTCACAACAAAAGCAGAACCGCTTGTCATCGATGATATTTACGGCACTTTCACCGGCTATCCATTCGAGCAGAAAGCAAAGCTTCAAACCCAGAATGCAGAAATGGGAAAGATGCTGGATATCGGATGGCGAACTGCAAGATTATGTGCTTTTGAAACTTATATGGATTGTCCATACTATGAGCAGTTACAGTATATCGGCGATGCCAGGATACAGGCATTGGTTTCCATGTATAATGCCGGTGACGATCGGCTGGTCCGGAATGCGCTTACACTAATGGATCACTCGCGCATTGCCGAAGGAATCACGCTAAGCCGCTATCCCACAGACCTGCATCAGCAGATACCAACATTCTCATTATGGTGGGTAGCGATGCTGCATGATTATTACAAATACCGTCCGGACAGTCTGTTTATCAAAGATAAGCTTCCGGGAGCAAGACAGGTGATCTCCTTTTTTGAACGTTATCAGCAAGCAGATGGCTCTTTGAAAGATGTACCCTATTGGGTTTTTACAGACTGGTCGCAGGGAAAAGGCTGGAACTTTGGAATGGCACCAATCGGAAAAAACGGAGAATCTGCGGTACTGGATATGCAGCTGCTTTGGACTTACCAACTGGCGGCTGAACTTGAAAGCAGTTTAGGACTGAAAGATTTGGCAGCCCATTACACAAGCCGCGCCGCACAATTGAAAAAAACCATTCAGGCTAAGTACTGGGATGCTGGTAAAGGCCTTTTTGCAAACACACCTGAAAAGGACAACTATTCACAGCATGCTAACTCACTGGCAATTCTTTCAGGCGTTGTTGGCAAAGAGCAGGCAAAACCTCTGGCTATAAAAATGCTTGCTGATACCAGCCTTGCACCAGCATCAATTTACTTCAAATTTTATCTACATCAGGCTCTTACAGAAGCTGGACTGGGTGATGACTATATGAGTTGGCTGGGCAAATGGCGTGAGAACATGAACCTGGGACTTACTACCTGGGCAGAAACCTCAGATGTAAATACTTCCAGGTCGGACTGCCACGCCTGGGGATCAAGTCCAAACATTGAATTTTTCCGTATCGTCCTGGGGATTAACAGTGGTGCGGCCGGCTTCTCAAAAGTATTAATTACGCCACATTTAGGCTCGATCAGTGATATCAGTGGAGAAATGCCGCATCCGAATGGGAAAATCATGGTTAATTATAAAGTAAATCAAGGCGCCATGCATGCCGAGATCAGTCTTCCAGAAAAAATTTCGGGCAACTTTGTCTGGAAAGGCAAAACCCTGGCATTAAAGCCAGGGAAAAACGCATTTAAGTTGTGA
- a CDS encoding carboxylesterase/lipase family protein, translating to MNRKQFLSLATLAVTLPALGFSTSGRSGEFVDVEIAPGKVRGIRNEGVNIFKGIPYGGKISGDRRFRRPAPLQPWTGVRDATQFGAPAIQSPRRNEPAPSEDCLFLNVWTPANDNKKRPVMFYSHGGGFVIGSGASPGQDGSNLARNFDVVVVQTNHRLGLLGFLYLDEIAGADYAGSGNMGILDIADGLKWVSQNIAQFGGDPNNVMIFGESGGGAKTSCLYAMPAAAPYFNKASIESGPGVRMSTKEAAAETTAMLLRELNISPKDWRKLLDVPAADLLVMQGKLPSVAPFSEKNNNKGVMQRNAGGFGPVVDGKVLPHHPFEPSAPEISRNKPLLVGWNEDEYTFFAWERKDTEPFKLDFDGLQKKLEPKYGQDTRKMIETYRKARPDASAPDIFVAISSISMMGLGSVDIAEKKAKQNGAPVYLYNFGYKSEKKIPGTDYAMGTPHAMDISFKFNNEIPPRDGSQPKESFFGGNKPERFEASHHFAELWTTFARTGKPAAKDVPEWPAYNLKDRPTMRIDTKCEVIHNRFTEELEMWRSIGKV from the coding sequence ATGAATAGAAAACAGTTTTTATCATTAGCGACCTTGGCAGTTACATTGCCTGCGCTTGGTTTTTCAACGTCAGGAAGATCAGGTGAATTTGTTGATGTTGAAATTGCACCCGGCAAAGTGCGGGGCATTCGCAATGAGGGCGTTAATATATTTAAAGGAATACCTTATGGCGGCAAAATTTCAGGAGATAGAAGATTCCGCCGTCCTGCTCCTTTACAGCCCTGGACAGGTGTAAGGGATGCCACTCAGTTTGGTGCACCTGCTATTCAATCGCCGCGCCGGAATGAGCCGGCACCTTCCGAAGATTGTCTGTTTCTGAATGTCTGGACTCCTGCAAATGACAACAAAAAGCGCCCGGTCATGTTTTATAGCCATGGTGGTGGATTTGTGATTGGATCCGGAGCCTCGCCAGGGCAGGATGGATCAAATCTGGCGCGAAATTTTGATGTAGTTGTGGTGCAGACCAATCATCGTCTGGGATTGCTGGGTTTTCTTTATCTTGATGAAATCGCTGGTGCAGACTATGCAGGTTCTGGTAATATGGGCATACTTGACATTGCTGATGGCTTAAAATGGGTGAGCCAAAATATTGCCCAATTTGGCGGAGATCCTAATAATGTGATGATTTTTGGTGAGTCGGGTGGGGGAGCCAAAACATCTTGTTTGTATGCAATGCCAGCGGCTGCGCCATACTTCAATAAGGCATCTATTGAAAGCGGTCCGGGTGTACGGATGAGTACTAAAGAAGCAGCGGCTGAAACTACGGCGATGCTTTTGAGAGAGCTGAATATTTCGCCTAAAGACTGGAGAAAATTACTGGATGTACCTGCTGCGGATCTGCTTGTTATGCAGGGTAAGTTACCTTCTGTAGCGCCGTTTAGTGAAAAGAATAACAATAAAGGAGTTATGCAGCGTAATGCTGGTGGTTTCGGTCCGGTCGTAGATGGAAAAGTCCTTCCACATCATCCGTTTGAGCCTTCTGCGCCTGAAATATCCAGGAATAAGCCACTATTGGTCGGATGGAATGAAGACGAATACACTTTCTTTGCCTGGGAACGAAAAGACACTGAACCTTTTAAACTGGATTTTGATGGTTTACAAAAGAAGCTGGAACCTAAATACGGCCAGGATACCAGAAAAATGATTGAAACCTACCGGAAAGCAAGGCCTGATGCCTCCGCACCCGATATTTTTGTAGCAATTTCATCAATCTCCATGATGGGACTTGGCTCAGTGGATATTGCAGAGAAAAAGGCAAAACAGAACGGTGCACCGGTTTATTTATATAATTTTGGTTACAAATCAGAGAAAAAAATACCGGGAACGGACTACGCCATGGGTACACCACATGCCATGGATATTTCATTCAAATTCAATAATGAAATTCCACCCAGGGATGGCTCCCAGCCAAAGGAAAGTTTCTTCGGAGGGAACAAACCGGAGCGGTTTGAGGCCTCGCATCATTTCGCTGAGCTTTGGACAACCTTTGCAAGGACAGGAAAACCAGCTGCCAAAGACGTACCAGAATGGCCTGCCTACAACCTGAAAGACAGGCCGACAATGCGCATCGATACAAAATGCGAAGTAATCCATAACCGGTTCACAGAAGAGCTTGAAATGTGGAGATCGATCGGCAAAGTATAA
- a CDS encoding LysR family transcriptional regulator gives MELRQLKYFIGVAEELHFGNAARHLFISQPALSQQIRLLEADLGVELFVGISRTKLHKVELTEAGKVFLLDAKHILQLTDKAVRSARQVGAKQQVINLGVFKLILPERVMGMLELFSAHFPLVEIKLVELPNPVQVQTSIANDQIDLGLSVLPLVCEGLIATQYTQADYTILINKDHHLAGVKAVMLTQLKKEKWIDHGPEAGLFYGQLEEVCRQAGFHRESNIAQYVPSFDLLKSMVRSGKGIAFIPASLDLRQEPNLVSMPIINANGTPFKEIVIKHVLIHKSEQPSPLVQALSGLLKLQIRQNF, from the coding sequence ATGGAACTACGTCAGTTAAAATATTTTATAGGAGTTGCCGAGGAACTGCACTTCGGCAATGCGGCCAGGCACCTGTTTATTTCACAACCTGCATTGAGTCAGCAAATCAGGCTATTAGAAGCAGACTTAGGCGTGGAGTTGTTTGTAGGAATATCTCGTACTAAGCTACATAAGGTGGAGCTAACCGAAGCGGGTAAAGTCTTTCTTCTTGATGCTAAACACATCCTGCAATTGACTGACAAGGCAGTTCGTAGCGCCCGCCAGGTCGGGGCAAAACAGCAAGTAATTAATTTAGGAGTTTTTAAACTTATACTTCCAGAGCGGGTTATGGGTATGCTCGAGCTCTTCTCAGCCCATTTCCCATTAGTAGAAATCAAGCTGGTGGAACTTCCTAACCCGGTTCAGGTACAGACAAGCATCGCAAACGATCAGATTGACTTGGGCCTGAGCGTACTTCCACTCGTTTGTGAAGGACTTATAGCAACACAGTACACTCAAGCCGATTACACAATACTAATTAACAAAGATCATCACTTGGCTGGCGTGAAAGCAGTTATGCTAACTCAATTAAAAAAAGAAAAGTGGATTGATCACGGGCCAGAGGCTGGCCTATTTTACGGACAGCTGGAAGAAGTTTGCCGTCAGGCCGGATTTCACAGAGAAAGTAACATTGCACAATATGTACCATCCTTTGACTTGTTAAAAAGTATGGTAAGGTCAGGTAAAGGAATTGCTTTTATTCCCGCTTCTCTGGACTTGAGGCAGGAGCCTAATCTTGTCTCCATGCCTATCATTAATGCCAATGGGACACCATTTAAAGAGATTGTGATTAAGCACGTTCTGATCCATAAATCCGAACAGCCATCACCACTGGTACAAGCATTGAGTGGATTACTAAAATTACAAATTCGTCAAAACTTTTAA
- a CDS encoding alpha/beta hydrolase has protein sequence MKKLTSIVALAVSMAAADTINAQSTQKVKQKNSYTLVYEGALTKNEDGKVNIHPVKYKLNGIEVAANVYTPANYDASKKYPAIAVAHPNGGIKEQTAGLYAQRLAEAGYITIAANAAYQGASGGEPRHTDNPNYRTEDIHGMADYITQYAGVDANRLGVLGICGGGGYTLKAAQSDKRFKAVATLSMFNSGEVRRNGFQNSQLNTIQERLKQASDARAQQAAGGKIIYAGVASITDEEIAKTTTDLYREGYEYYYRTHAHPNSTFLYTMSSLQDLMTWDAAANMNLINQPLLMMAGSKADTKYMTDEAFSKATNAKNKELFVIDGATHIQTYWKPEYVSQAESKLLGFYKANL, from the coding sequence ATGAAAAAATTAACATCAATTGTCGCATTAGCCGTCTCAATGGCAGCTGCCGATACTATAAATGCCCAGTCTACACAAAAAGTAAAGCAAAAAAATTCATATACGCTGGTATATGAGGGTGCCCTTACGAAAAATGAAGATGGCAAAGTGAACATCCATCCGGTGAAATATAAACTGAACGGCATTGAAGTTGCGGCGAATGTTTATACACCTGCAAACTACGATGCATCAAAAAAATACCCGGCAATAGCAGTTGCTCACCCTAACGGTGGTATTAAAGAGCAGACAGCCGGATTATATGCGCAGCGTCTGGCGGAAGCAGGGTATATAACCATTGCTGCCAACGCGGCATACCAGGGAGCTAGCGGCGGGGAGCCGCGTCATACGGACAATCCTAATTACCGTACCGAAGACATTCATGGTATGGCTGACTACATTACACAGTATGCAGGCGTTGATGCAAACCGTCTGGGTGTGCTGGGCATTTGTGGTGGCGGTGGTTACACTTTAAAAGCAGCACAGTCAGACAAACGTTTCAAAGCCGTTGCTACCCTGAGCATGTTCAACTCAGGGGAAGTAAGGCGGAATGGTTTTCAAAATTCGCAATTAAACACCATTCAGGAGCGCTTGAAACAAGCTTCGGACGCCCGTGCGCAGCAGGCAGCGGGTGGAAAAATCATTTACGCAGGTGTGGCTAGTATAACAGACGAAGAAATTGCTAAAACTACCACAGATTTGTATAGGGAAGGCTACGAATACTATTACAGAACGCATGCACACCCAAATTCAACTTTTCTTTACACCATGAGCAGTTTGCAGGATTTGATGACCTGGGATGCTGCCGCGAATATGAATTTGATTAATCAGCCTCTTTTGATGATGGCTGGAAGCAAAGCAGATACGAAATACATGACAGATGAAGCATTTAGTAAAGCAACTAACGCCAAAAATAAAGAGCTTTTTGTCATTGATGGAGCCACCCATATCCAAACTTACTGGAAGCCAGAATATGTATCGCAGGCAGAAAGCAAATTGCTCGGGTTCTATAAAGCGAACCTTTAA
- a CDS encoding cupin domain-containing protein gives MKPITLKNSVLIFSVVFSALGIISCNNDNKQQHASTTEADTAMVFPKGNKVTNDNFTGTVWLNYLAENDTTYNVNIGSVTFEPGARTNWHLHKGGQILLVTKGKGLYQQKGEPIKIIKEGDVVKCPPNIEHWHGATKTDAMTHIAIGTNTNIGGAVWLKPVTDEEFSKVPE, from the coding sequence ATGAAACCAATAACGTTAAAAAACAGTGTTTTGATATTTTCCGTTGTCTTTAGCGCACTGGGAATAATATCCTGCAACAATGATAACAAGCAGCAGCATGCTTCAACAACAGAAGCGGATACTGCTATGGTATTCCCTAAGGGCAATAAAGTAACGAATGATAACTTTACCGGAACGGTCTGGCTCAACTATCTGGCTGAAAATGACACTACTTACAATGTAAATATTGGTTCAGTGACCTTTGAACCAGGAGCGAGAACCAACTGGCATCTTCATAAAGGTGGACAAATACTCCTGGTGACCAAGGGAAAAGGTCTGTATCAACAGAAAGGTGAACCAATTAAAATCATCAAAGAAGGTGACGTTGTTAAATGTCCGCCCAATATTGAGCATTGGCACGGCGCTACAAAAACAGATGCCATGACGCATATCGCAATTGGCACCAATACAAATATTGGTGGGGCAGTATGGTTAAAGCCCGTTACTGATGAAGAGTTTAGCAAGGTGCCCGAGTGA